A window of the Brassica napus cultivar Da-Ae chromosome C5, Da-Ae, whole genome shotgun sequence genome harbors these coding sequences:
- the LOC125587169 gene encoding uncharacterized protein LOC125587169: protein MDLPELPPRMFTLGEEPDAIRSISYHSDDTKLFKALCDCLTADEYEDLKASKLGVFIKFKELDFGWTSRLVHFLLCFQLDIKKKFELWSLVVSQPVRFSLIEFEHLTGLNCDYIKDLENPRCEVTSEMAAFWEKMRVDIDTGPSIEQITEAFYNCDEWSPDDRMRLGYLAIYAGYIEGKKFSSATSASLARLVLMDSLKAKDLTQTGYTVDGFIQVLQVWAYYAMPQLGANYGSPIPNRPSPLLLAYKGGKRQRKSFKAAINKQTIVKNFVQKDFDEMFPKWDGDVDDPAADNIIKVMFNDPGWEWTMECWPVTGTRKVVKMEVSPVKNEVSPVKSEYVVKEESSRPRKKARKGSSVSAETPAAGSEGMTHQQIEKSLKDISDAINLGFGTCLKELKLLADRMVAVEKKVGITNRGGSSDDHQLTTTSNPPKPADEPGSESVNGAKAGQKEAKEPSLTTEPSSSRELCLVSPADDLPSDDPSLLILDKQVPTASDLLVEEARRQTKKETALVNLRKKSVRERKLAPTQQTPFKGNSTAKQIIPNKQVGGGYDPFAPYDKMKSKELTAWVQKDL from the exons ATGGATTTACCAGAACTCCCGCCGAGGATGTTTACATTAGGAGAAGAGCCCGATGCAATCAGGAGCATTTCGTATCATTCTGATGACACGAAGTTGTTTAAAGCTCTATGTGATTGTCTAACAGCTGACGAATATGAGGATCTGAAGGCGTCGAAGTTAGGAGTGTTCATCAAATTCAAGGAGCTTGACTTTGGTTGGACTTCAAGGCTGGTACATTTTTTGCTCTGTTTCCAGCTGGACATCAAGAAGAAGTTTGAGCTCTGGAGTCTTGTCGTTTCAcaacctgtgaggttttcactgatAGAGTTTGAACACCTCACTGGGCTGAACTGCGATTACATCAAGGACCTGGAAAATCCAAGGTGTGAGGTTACGTCGGAGATGGCTGCTTTCTGGGAGAAGATGCGTGTTGATATCGATACTGGGCCAAGTATTGAACAGATAACAGAAGCATTTTACAACTGCGACGAGTGGTCTCCGGATGATCGCATGCGGCTGGGATACCTTGCCATCTACGCAGGATACATCGAAGGAAAAAAGTTCTCATCCGCTACATCAGCTAGTcttgcaaggcta gtgctgatggattCTCTGAAGGCAAAAGACTTGACGCAAACTGGTTACACTGTTGATGGGTTCATACAAGTGCTCCAAGTGTGGGCGTACTATGCTATGCCACAATTGGGTGCTAATTATGGGTCTCCCATACCAAACAGACCGTCGCCACTATTGCTGGCTTACAAGGGTGGCAAAAGACAACGCAAATCTTTTAAGGCTGCTATCAATAAACAG ACTATCGTGAAGAACTTTGTTCAGAAggattttgatgaaatgtttccaaaatgggacGGAGACGTAGATGACCCTGCCGCGGATAACATAATTAAAGTCATGTTTAATGATCCTGGATGGGAGTGGACCATGGAATGCTGGCCAGTCACCGGTACTCGCAAGGTTGTGAAGATGGAAGTGAGTCCAGTGAAGAATGAAGTGAGTCCCGTGAAGTCAGAGTATGTTGTGAAGGAAGAAAGTAgcagacctcggaagaaagctcgtaaagggTCTTCTGTTTCTGCTGAGACACCTGCGGCGGGTAGTGAAGGGATGACGCATCAGCAGATTGAAAAGTCCTTGAAGGACATATCTGATGCCATTAATCTTGGCtttgggacgtgccttaaggagCTCAAGTTACTGGCGGATAGGATGgtagctgtggagaagaaggtgggaATCACCAACAGAGGGGGTTCATCTGATGATCATCAACTTACAACCACTTCAAATCCACCAAAACCTGCTGACGAACCCGGG agtgaaagtgtgAATGGGGCGAAAGCAGGACAGAAGGAAGCCAAAGAACCGAGTCTTACTACAGAACCGAGTTCCTCGAGAGAGCTCTGTCTTGTGAGTCCTGCAGACGACTTACCGAGTGATGATCCTAGCCTTCTTATATTGGACAAACAAGTTCCCACCGCTTCAGATTTACTCGTTGAAGAAGCTAGAAGGCAGACAAAGAAGGAGACTGCTTTGGTGAATCTCCGTAAAAAAAGTGTGCGAGAAAGGAAGCTTGCTCCCACACAGCAAACTCCTTTTAAGGGAAACAGCACTGCCAAACAgatcattccaaacaaacaGGTTGGCGGAGGCTATGATCCTTTTGCACCCTATGACAAGATGAAGTCGAAGGAGCTCACTGCATGGGTGCAAAAAGATCTGTAA